A genomic segment from uncultured Desulfuromonas sp. encodes:
- a CDS encoding MinD/ParA family protein has product MMDGHQERADQADTLRSLSDRMGESPRMNAGNNKTARVLSVTSGKGGVGKTAVVSNVAVALGRMGKKVLIIDADLGLANIDVVFGLAPRYNLNHFFSGQQNLASILVEGPPGVDILPAGSGVQQFTRLEASHKMRFLDELENLPGEYDVVLIDTEAGISENVTYFNQAAQDILVVTTPEPTAITDAYALMKLLSSQYHEKRFNLIVNSVRHSEEALDVYRKLTMVSNRYLDISIDFMGGIPFDRKMYESVRRQKVMVEMYPGNKVSQAFEKLAATLIADQHRNEPKGSLQFFWKRLLSLGSGTSS; this is encoded by the coding sequence ATGATGGATGGACATCAGGAACGCGCCGATCAGGCGGATACATTACGCTCGTTGAGTGACCGGATGGGTGAGTCGCCGCGCATGAATGCCGGCAACAATAAAACCGCCCGTGTTTTATCGGTCACCAGTGGCAAAGGGGGCGTCGGCAAGACGGCGGTGGTCTCCAATGTTGCCGTAGCGTTGGGACGGATGGGGAAAAAAGTTCTGATTATCGATGCGGATCTTGGTTTGGCCAATATCGATGTCGTTTTCGGTCTGGCTCCGCGTTATAACCTCAATCACTTTTTTTCCGGACAGCAGAACCTTGCTTCAATTCTGGTTGAGGGGCCTCCCGGCGTGGATATTTTGCCGGCAGGTTCCGGTGTTCAGCAGTTTACCCGCCTCGAAGCCAGCCATAAGATGCGTTTTCTCGACGAGTTGGAAAACTTGCCAGGTGAGTATGATGTGGTATTGATTGATACCGAGGCTGGTATTTCCGAGAATGTGACCTATTTTAACCAGGCGGCCCAGGATATTCTGGTGGTGACGACACCCGAACCAACGGCGATTACCGATGCCTATGCTTTGATGAAATTGTTGTCATCGCAATACCACGAGAAGCGTTTTAACCTGATCGTCAATTCGGTGCGTCATTCGGAGGAAGCGCTGGATGTTTATCGCAAGCTGACCATGGTCTCCAACCGCTATCTCGATATCTCCATCGATTTTATGGGGGGGATTCCGTTTGATCGCAAAATGTATGAATCGGTGCGGCGACAAAAGGTGATGGTGGAGATGTATCCGGGCAACAAAGTCAGTCAGGCATTTGAAAAGCTGGCGGCGACGTTGATTGCTGATCAGCACCGCAATGAGCCGAAAGGATCGCTGCAGTTTTTCTGGAAGCGCTTGTTGTCACTGGGGAGTGGAACGTCGTCATGA
- a CDS encoding flagellar hook basal-body protein — protein sequence MSSGVYAALSGAVARMQTVEVVSNNLSNANTLGYKKDRVQFSAVLDSTVQAQQSGGINYSYVEVAQTDYSQGMLVDTRNDFDVAISGDGYFKVRSDDGELYFTRIGAFDRRADGTLVTRTGEEVLSPANENIVLPDGPFVIDERGRILGNEGVVNELALVDPDTDLLIKRGNGRYSFDGDERVIPAAVNSQLMQGHLEQSNVKSIEETTLMMTSLRAFENYQKAMKNYFTLESKMDDIGSL from the coding sequence ATGAGTTCCGGAGTTTACGCTGCCCTCAGTGGTGCCGTTGCCAGAATGCAGACCGTCGAAGTGGTCAGCAATAATCTCTCAAATGCGAATACCCTTGGTTATAAAAAGGACCGTGTTCAATTCAGTGCTGTTTTGGACAGTACGGTCCAAGCTCAGCAATCCGGAGGTATCAACTATTCATATGTGGAAGTTGCCCAGACAGATTACTCACAGGGGATGCTGGTTGATACGCGCAATGATTTTGATGTCGCTATTAGCGGTGACGGTTATTTCAAGGTGCGCAGTGATGACGGTGAACTTTATTTTACCCGCATCGGTGCCTTCGACCGGCGCGCTGATGGGACTCTGGTAACGCGCACTGGAGAAGAGGTGTTGAGCCCGGCCAATGAAAATATTGTCCTTCCAGATGGCCCGTTCGTGATTGATGAACGTGGACGGATTCTTGGGAATGAAGGTGTCGTCAACGAATTGGCTTTGGTTGACCCGGATACGGATCTGCTCATCAAGCGGGGAAATGGTCGCTATAGCTTTGATGGGGATGAGCGGGTGATTCCGGCAGCGGTCAACAGCCAGCTGATGCAGGGACACCTGGAGCAATCCAATGTCAAATCCATTGAGGAAACGACCTTGATGATGACCAGCCTGCGTGCTTTTGAGAATTACCAAAAAGCCATGAAAAACTACTTCACACTTGAGAGCAAGATGGATGATATCGGCTCTCTATAA
- a CDS encoding FliA/WhiG family RNA polymerase sigma factor produces the protein MSSPYGYGPSSGQDKNELVKAHMPLVHLVVDRMRAQVPGFVTRDDMVSAAMMGLMDAATRFDPSRGIMFKTFAERRIRGAIYDEIRKMDWFSRSLREKQGRIGKTITEMEHRLGRTPEEDEVAEAMEMTLEEYRHMLGQVCHLGCVSLNETLDEREDGRNFLDLLADDSPSVQQRIEESELAAELAGQLEKLSEKERLVISLYYYEELTQKEIADVLDLTEGRISQLHSQALVKLKVKLSRPR, from the coding sequence ATGAGTTCGCCTTACGGCTATGGACCGTCTTCCGGTCAGGACAAAAACGAACTGGTCAAGGCCCATATGCCTCTGGTGCATCTGGTGGTTGACCGGATGCGTGCCCAGGTGCCGGGGTTCGTGACCCGAGACGATATGGTCAGTGCGGCCATGATGGGTCTCATGGATGCGGCGACCCGTTTTGATCCGTCGCGGGGCATCATGTTCAAAACGTTTGCCGAACGACGTATTCGTGGCGCCATCTATGATGAAATTCGCAAGATGGACTGGTTCTCCCGTTCGCTTCGCGAAAAGCAGGGTCGGATCGGCAAAACCATTACTGAAATGGAACATCGTCTTGGCCGGACTCCTGAAGAGGATGAAGTCGCTGAAGCGATGGAGATGACACTTGAAGAGTATCGGCATATGCTCGGGCAAGTGTGCCATCTTGGTTGTGTCAGTCTCAACGAGACACTAGACGAGCGTGAAGATGGCCGAAACTTTCTTGACCTGCTTGCCGATGACTCACCGTCGGTACAGCAACGTATTGAAGAAAGTGAATTGGCTGCAGAGCTTGCCGGACAACTGGAAAAACTCTCAGAAAAAGAGCGCCTGGTGATCTCACTGTATTACTATGAAGAGCTGACCCAGAAGGAGATCGCCGACGTTCTCGATTTGACCGAGGGGCGGATTTCGCAGCTCCACAGTCAGGCGTTGGTCAAACTCAAAGTCAAACTGTCTCGTCCGAGGTGA